A stretch of the Leptospira kirschneri serovar Cynopteri str. 3522 CT genome encodes the following:
- the cas5c gene encoding type I-C CRISPR-associated protein Cas5c: protein METKSMKESKIFQLKVWGENACFTRPEMKAERVSYDVITPSAARAIFDAILWKPAILWIIHKIDILKPILWESVRRNELGSKIAPQNITQTMEAGTGNLALYIEEERQQRAGLFLKDVSYILHASFKLTKRAGDGDSITKFEEMFKRRAEKGQCHHQPYFGNREFAAYFSLNDQTEKLIKIEQQDLGWMLYDLDFEDYDFDTKSYKDASPKFFRAEIQNGSIVIPDLNTNGARL from the coding sequence ATGGAAACAAAAAGTATGAAGGAATCAAAAATATTTCAATTAAAAGTGTGGGGAGAAAACGCGTGTTTTACCAGACCCGAAATGAAGGCGGAAAGAGTCTCCTACGACGTGATCACTCCTTCCGCAGCCAGAGCCATTTTCGACGCAATCCTTTGGAAACCCGCAATCCTTTGGATCATCCATAAAATTGATATTCTAAAACCGATCCTCTGGGAATCCGTTCGTAGAAACGAATTAGGTTCTAAAATTGCTCCTCAAAATATTACGCAAACGATGGAAGCCGGAACCGGTAATTTAGCTCTTTATATCGAAGAAGAAAGACAACAAAGAGCGGGACTATTTCTTAAAGACGTATCTTATATCTTACACGCCAGTTTTAAACTCACCAAAAGAGCGGGAGACGGAGATAGCATCACAAAATTTGAAGAGATGTTTAAACGAAGAGCCGAAAAAGGACAATGTCATCATCAACCTTATTTTGGTAATCGAGAATTTGCCGCCTACTTTTCGTTAAACGATCAAACAGAAAAGTTAATCAAAATAGAACAACAAGATTTAGGTTGGATGTTATACGATCTTGATTTTGAAGACTATGATTTTGATACAAAAAGTTATAAGGATGCTAGCCCAAAATTTTTCCGAGCAGAAATCCAAAACGGTAGTATTGTAATTCCGGATCTGAATACAAATGGAGCAAGACTATGA